The following proteins are encoded in a genomic region of Diabrotica virgifera virgifera chromosome 1, PGI_DIABVI_V3a:
- the LOC126879298 gene encoding uncharacterized protein LOC126879298: protein MIQNFQISLLSSGNTQEFGQYFQKCYLHNMESWAYCYRLHAGINTNMSIERMHQTIKYLYLNGRQVRRLDKTINILIKLIKDKLFERLITLNKGKISSKLRELRKRHKTSLNLDMDTIVMSEMGWEIPSSSTNDIYLVQKNKPSCDCRLVCDLCQSCLHSYSCTCLDNSIRWNMCKHIHLVCQFMKGHQIQDTNADEEHIINTDEVKIKQATEQAKFVEFVSKSCNINQEKTSKQLEVEKQKLIEIQTQIIQNITTFEQLEAFKSITAPLVPTLRTLAEHSGNELNIVALSHGTQNIPHNKKVVAQKRLFSTKKKTTKSKKKLLSKPDAEETNLIANQLMLQVNNVLFN, encoded by the coding sequence ATGatacaaaattttcaaatttctcTTCTATCTTCTGGTAATACCCAAGAATTTggtcaatattttcaaaaatgttatctGCACAATATGGAATCCTGGGCGTACTGTTATCGCTTGCATGCAGGAATAAATACAAATATGAGCATAGAACGAATGCATCAAACGattaaatatttgtatttaaatgGAAGACAAGTACGAAGGCTGGAtaaaactatcaatatcttgattaaattaattaaagaCAAATTGTTTGAACGGCTTATTACGTTGAATAAAGGTAAAATATCCAGCAAATTACGAGAGTTACGGAAAAGGCACAAAACAAGTCTTAATTTAGATATGGACACCATTGTCATGTCTGAAATGGGCTGGGAGATACCATCAAGTTCAACCAATGATATCTATTTAGTTCAGAAAAACAAACCCAGTTGTGACTGCCGATTAGTCTGTGATTTGTGCCAATCCTGTCTACATTCATATTCCTGTACATGCTTGGATAACAGTATAAGATGGAATATGTGCAAACACATACATCTTGTGTGTCAATTTATGAAAGGCCATCAAATTCAAGATACTAATGCAGATGAAGAACATATAATAAATACAGATGAGGTAAAAATTAAACAAGCTACAGAGCAAGCTAAATTTGTGGAATTTGTGAGTAAGTCTTGTAATATCAATCAAGAAAAAACGTCCAAACAACTGGAAGTTGAAAAACAGAAATTGATAGAAATACAAACccaaataattcaaaatataacAACTTTTGAACAACTTGAGGCATTTAAAAGTATTACAGCACCCTTGGTGCCTACATTAAGGACATTAGCAGAACATTCTGGAAATGAACTTAATATTGTGGCACTATCTCATGGCACACAAAACATTCCACACAATAAAAAAGTAGTTGCTCAAAAACGTTTATTTTCCACCAAGAAAAAAACTACAAAGTCAAAAAAAAAGCTGTTATCAAAACCTGATGCTGAAGAAACAAATTTGATAGCAAATCAATTAATGCTACAAGTAAATAATGTGCTGTTTAATTAG
- the LOC126879297 gene encoding uncharacterized protein LOC126879297 yields the protein MERKEFSSYVTYSHPYTTAEGIKKHSYICHRSGFYVKKGKDMRYLKTKGSRKINGICPSQLKVCILPENGNVKINFIQTHIGHDNDLGHLNITKNEKIEIASKIASKIPLVSILDEIRDSVTNNKLERMHILTRKDLHNISQTFNLNSDGIRHKNEVISIESWIEEAKNSGIILYYKPQGALCNDFPCLKNEDFLLIVMHPGQLEVLDKYSEDVICIDGTHGLNAHDFELTTLLILDDMREGFPCCFMIGNRSDEEIMTIFFMKIKENLGRVIKPMVFMSDMAQYYYNAWLQIMTPAKFR from the coding sequence ATGGAAAGAAAAGAATTTTCTTCATATGTCACATACAGTCATCCATATACGACTGCAGAGGGCATTAAGAAACATAGTTATATTTGCCATCGTTCAGGTTTTTATGTGAAAAAGGGTAAGGATATGCGATATTTAAAAACCAAAGGAAGCAGAAAAATTAATGGAATATGTCCTTCTCAATTGAAAGTTTGTATTTTACCAGAAAATGGcaatgttaaaattaattttatacaaactCACATTGGTCATGACAATGACTTGGGTCATTTGAATattactaaaaatgaaaaaatagaaatagcTAGTAAAATTGCTTCGAAAATTCCTCTTGTTTCCATATTAGATGAGATTAGAGATTCTGTAACTAATAATAAGTTGGAAAGGATGCATATCTTAACAAGAAAAGATCTTCATAATATATCACAAACTTTtaatttaaattctgatggaatTCGCCATAAAAATGAAGTTATAAGTATTGAATCCTGGATTGAAGAAGCCAAGAATAGTGgaataattttatattacaagCCACAAGGGGCTTTATGTAATGATTTTCCTTGtttaaaaaatgaagattttCTTTTAATTGTTATGCATCCTGGTCAACTGGAAGTGTTAGACAAATACTCAGAAGATGTAATTTGTATCGACGGAACACATGGGCTTAATGCTCATGATTTTGAACTTACTACATTGTTAATATTGGATGATATGAGGGAGGGATTTCCTTGTTGTTTTATGATTGGAAATCGGTCTGATGAGGAAATAATGACTATTTTTTTCATGaagataaaagaaaatttagGAAGAGTAATCAAACCCATGGTTTTCATGTCAGACATGGCCCAATATTACTATAATGCATGGCTCCAAATTATGACTCCAGCTAAATTCAGGTAG